In Populus alba chromosome 1, ASM523922v2, whole genome shotgun sequence, a single window of DNA contains:
- the LOC118046234 gene encoding transcription repressor OFP14, with product MPKKLQKSLQDYIYKIKNPTQNIQLSSNSFSNSKNWILRGCKHPRTLSFAVAGNQNKSRDEEDEEKGGAATLSDVDRFLFENFRSLYINDDDGNSQKESDRRSRGGDQAPSMNEILIDSPRYIDPPLDLCGSHRFFMERGSSSGSLVEEARSSLTATSENMGSSSGSTSVSTTTLNDDSATIASNDPKQVRLPDDCIAVLTYSPSPYDDFRRSMQEMVEEKLQNNGKVDWDFMEELLLCYLNLNEKTSHKFILSAFVDLVVGLRKNPDKVPVRSRHSRIARSGGRRKLENVT from the coding sequence atgccaAAGAAACTCCAAAAGTCTCTCCAAGACTACATCTATAAGATAAAAAACCCTACCCAAAATATCCAATTATCTTCTAATTCTTTCTCAAATTCAAAGAACTGGATATTAAGAGGCTGCAAACACCCTAGAACACTATCCTTTGCCGTAGCTGGTAACCAGAATAAGAGTCGTGATGAAGAAGACGAGGAGAAGGGTGGCGCGGCAACACTCTCTGATGTGGATCGCTTCCTTTTCGAGAATTTTAGGTCACTTTATATCAATGATGACGATGGGAATTCTCAAAAGGAAAGTGATCGTAGATCTAGAGGAGGTGACCAAGCTCCGAGTATGAACGAGATTTTAATTGATTCACCTAGGTATATTGATCCGCCACTGGATCTGTGTGGCTCCCATCGATTCTTTATGGAGCGGGGCTCATCATCCGGCTCACTTGTGGAAGAGGCACGGTCCAGCTTAACTGCCACCTCCGAGAACATGGGTTCAAGTTCAGGTTCAACCTCAGTCTCAACCACCACCCTCAATGACGACTCTGCCACAATTGCTTCAAATGATCCAAAGCAGGTTAGGCTACCAGATGACTGCATCGCAGTGCTAACCTACTCTCCGAGTCCCTACGATGATTTTCGGCGGTCCATGCAAGAAATGGTGGAAGAAAAATTGCAGAATAACGGTAAGGTTGATTGGGATTTCATGGAAGAGCTTTTGCTATGTTACTTGAACTTGAATGAGAAAACGTCCCACAAGTTCATACTCAGTGCTTTCGTGGACCTCGTTGTTGGTTTGCGCAAGAATCCGGACAAAGTTCCCGTCAGATCACGCCATTCTCGAATTGCAAGATCAGGGGGGAGGAGGAAATTGGAAAATGTAACGTAA
- the LOC118046233 gene encoding regulator of telomere elongation helicase 1 homolog isoform X6, producing the protein MPSYLQNTGKASMHPLFPCCRCPYYISRELHKVVDILFAPYNYLIDRGNRKSLAIDWDNSILIFDEAHNLESLCADAASFDLPSWLLTACISEAKSCIDLSVTRREESNDKSWNPDNFAILRALLLKLEKRIAEVPIESKELGFTKPGPYIYELLADLNVTHDTASKIIDIIKDAAVLLEEDKQDKSKGTGCRLESISDFLQIIFREKNNSHANFYRVHVQEGEANAADVLKGKPSRTLSWWCFNPGISMQEFSRMGVRSIILTSGTLSPLDSFAQELKLDFPIRLENPHVISSNQIWAGVVPAGPSGRSLNSSYRTRDSLEYKQELGNAIVNFARIVPDGLLVFFPSYYLLDQCISCWKNMCQANSTTIWERICKHKKPVVEPRQSSQFPLAIEDYLAKLKDTSTSGAIFFAVCRGKVSEGLDFADHAGRAVVITGMPFAMRTDPKVRLKREYLDGQTHSQRDGCKLQVLSGEEWYGQQASRAVNQAVGRVIRHRYDYGAIIFCDERFEHPNRQTQISLWIQPHIKCHSKFGDVVFTLSRFFRDGGSRDAAKLRSIPREDTENIKEKNTQPLDKFYLDSFLSMRTPDQGCSSKSLSSLLEAKRGKDSSLSENIFPANRSSLSPFKESQDFKLNHSSSEIYNEKKLLIPGRINIQHQNAEMIDLTSKSLMDESQSRKELVPCSAKKRKVFHAGNSTSQIGNTHEHASSAERSQSIAPLSLSSLVKLENPLISANKGRQNAQVSSTLPIKDHAITHKDAEILTQKNKDVQSTSVPRDDEQTRGSAFLIQVKEKLNAAEYKEFVEFMKALKSKAMKIGHVLQSIVRLFSGPERFPLLKRFKDFVPAKHHSLYEHYLEGNGDTLGNQT; encoded by the exons GAAAGCTTATGTGCAGATGCAGCCTCTTTTGACTTGCCTTCTTGGCTTCTCACAGCTTGCATTTCTGAAGCAAAATCTTGTATTGACCTTTCTGTGACAAGGAGGGAAGAATCAAATGACAAATCATGGAATCCAGATAATTTTGCTATTCTCAGAG CACTTCTTTTGAAGCTTGAGAAGCGGATTGCTGAAGTGCCCATTGAATCCAAGGAATTGGGATTCACCAAACCTGGACCTTACATTTATGAGCTTCTTGCTGATCTTAATGTTACACATGACACTGCATCTAAGATCATTGATATAATCAAAGATGCTGCTGTTCTCCTTGAAGAAGATAAGCAGGACAAGTCAAAAGGCACTGGTTGCAGGCTGGAAAGCATTAGTGATTtccttcaaataatttttagagaaaagaaCAACTCCCATGCGAATTTCTATCGA GTTCATGTGCAGGAAGGTGAGGCAAATGCTGCAGATGTCTTAAAAG GTAAGCCATCTAGAACGCTCAGTTGGTGGTGTTTTAATCCCGGAATCTCCATGCAAGAGTTCTCTCGAATGGGTGTTCGCTCTATTATTTTGACATCCGGAACATTATCTCCCTTGGATTCTTTTGCACAAGAGTTGAAACT AGATTTTCCCATTCGGCTGGAAAACCCTCATGTCATATCCTCAAATCAGATATGGGCTGGTGTTGTACCAGCTGGTCCATCAGGGCGTTCATTGAACTCATCTTATAGAACCCGTGATTCTCTAGAATACAAACAGGAGCTTggaaatgctattg tcaattttgCCCGAATAGTCCCTGATGGACTGCTCGTATTCTTTCCATCTTACTACCTTCTGGATCAATGCATTAGTTGCTGGAAGAATATG TGTCAGGCAAATTCAACAACAATATGGGAAAGAATCTGCAAGCATAAGAAACCTGTTGTAGAACCTAGACAATCCTCACAGTTTCCTCTTGCAATTGAG GACTATTTGGCTAAGTTGAAGGACACCTCAACTTCTGGTGCAATATTTTTTGCTGTTTGTCGTGGCAAG GTGAGTGAAGGGTTAGATTTTGCTGATCATGCTGGAAGAGCCGTTGTCATCACTGGCATGCCATTTGCCATGAGGACCGATCCTAAG GTTCGTTTGAAGCGTGAATACTTGGATGGACAGACACACTCACAAAGAGATGGATGTAAG TTGCAGGTTCTAAGTGGAGAAGAGTGGTATGGTCAACAGGCATCACGGGCTGTAAATCAGGCTGTTGGACGTGTAATCCGTCATCGCTATGATTATGgagcaattattttttgtgatgaAAG GTTTGAACATCCTAATCGCCAGACCCAAATATCACTTTGGATACAGCCTCACATCAAG TGTCACTCTAAATTTGGGGATGTGGTTTTTACATTGAGTCGTTTTTTCCGAGATGGAGGAAGTCGTGATGCTGCAAAGCTTAGGTCAATACCAAGGGAAGACACTG aaaatatcaaagaaaagaaCACACAGCCTTTGGACAAATTTTACCTGGACAGTTTTCTTTCTATG AGGACACCAGATCAGGGTTGCTcttcaaaatcattatcttctttACTTGAAGCTAAAAGAGGCAAGGATTCAAGCCTATCAGAGAACATTTTTCCTGCCAATCgctcttctctctctcccttcaAGGAAAGTCaggatttcaaattaaatcattcGAGCAGTGAAATCTATAATgagaaaaaattgttaattCCTGGGAGGATAAATATACAACATCAAAATGCTGAGATGATTGATTTGACTAGTAAATCTTTAATGGATGAAAGTCAAAGCAGAAAGGAGCTGGTGCCATGTTCTGCAAAGAAGCGAAAAGTTTTTCATGCAGGGAATTCAACTAGTCAGATTGGAAATACCCATGAGCATGCATCCAGTGCTGAAAGGTCACAATCAATTGCCCCCCTTTCCCTTTCTAGTTTGGTAAAACTAGAGAATCCACTGATTTCTGCAAATAAAGGCAGGCAAAATGCTCAAGTTAGCTCAACATTGCCAATTAAAGATCATGCAATCACACATAAGGATGCTGAGATTCTcactcaaaaaaacaaagatgttCAGTCTACTTCTGTGCCTCGTGATGATGAGCAAACAAGAGGATCAGCGTTTCTCATTCAG GTTAAAGAGAAACTTAACGCTGCAGAATATAAAGAATTTGTGGAGTTTATGAAGGCACTTAAGTCCAAAGCAATGAAGATAGGCCACGTTTTACAGTCTATCGTGAGATTATTTTCTGGACCAGAGAGATTTCCTCTTCTTAAAAG ATTCAAGGATTTTGTTCCCGCAAAGCACCACTCTTTGTACGAGCATTATCTTGAAGGAAATGGCGATACACTCGGCAATCAGA CGTAA